The Gemmatimonadaceae bacterium genome window below encodes:
- a CDS encoding ubiquinone/menaquinone biosynthesis methyltransferase, translating to MSAVDTERREALEAAGAGRERATDAQAEQGAQASGVVKRRYVRRMFSEIAPTYDFLNRLLSFNIDRRWRRRAIDVLGWERRPRGLYLDACAGTLDMSVELSKRAGFAGTVLAADFAEAMLRAGGNKPGAANVRALVADALQLPLGDASVDGAMVAFGVRNFADIDAGLRELARVLKPGARLVVLDCSAPPSALVRGVYHVYFRQLLPLVGRLVSGHRTAYRYLPESVAHFPPAPELAARLAQAGLAGVGYETLTLGVTAVHWGERGAGA from the coding sequence ATGTCTGCGGTCGACACGGAACGGCGCGAAGCGCTCGAGGCGGCGGGTGCGGGGCGCGAGCGCGCGACTGACGCGCAGGCGGAGCAGGGCGCGCAGGCGAGCGGTGTGGTCAAGCGCCGATACGTGCGGCGGATGTTCTCCGAGATCGCGCCGACCTACGATTTTCTCAACAGGCTGCTGTCGTTCAACATCGATCGCCGGTGGCGCCGGCGGGCGATCGACGTGCTCGGCTGGGAGCGTCGTCCGCGGGGGCTCTATCTCGACGCGTGCGCCGGCACGCTGGACATGAGCGTCGAGCTGTCGAAGCGCGCCGGATTTGCCGGCACCGTGCTGGCGGCCGATTTCGCCGAAGCGATGCTGCGGGCGGGAGGGAACAAGCCTGGCGCGGCGAACGTGCGCGCGCTGGTGGCGGACGCGCTCCAGCTTCCGTTAGGCGACGCGTCGGTCGACGGCGCGATGGTGGCGTTCGGCGTGCGCAATTTCGCCGACATCGACGCCGGGCTTCGCGAGCTGGCGCGCGTCCTCAAGCCAGGGGCTCGGCTCGTGGTGCTCGACTGCTCGGCGCCGCCCTCGGCACTCGTCCGCGGAGTATACCACGTGTATTTTAGACAGTTGCTGCCGCTGGTGGGCCGCCTGGTGAGCGGCCATCGCACCGCGTACCGCTACCTGCCCGAGTCGGTGGCGCATTTTCCGCCGGCGCCGGAGCTCGCGGCGCGGCTGGCGCAGGCCGGTCTCGCCGGCGTGGGCTACGAGACGCTCACCCTCGGCGTGACGGCGGTGCACTGGGGCGAACGAGGAGCCGGCGCGTGA
- a CDS encoding sigma-70 family RNA polymerase sigma factor, whose translation MTVSHSIELPSSYDLSTLPDADVATLAKEGREAAFRELVHRYERPVFSLIFRMVRDRETAEDLAQDTFVRVLNHIDRYRPEFKFSSWLFKIANNLTIDHLRKRQLDTISIEGSPHAQTTAEAEATSVDVRSHDESPLEEIESRELGTAIERAIAQLRPEYRSCILLRHVEGRSYEEIAATLDLPLGTVKTYIHRARHELREALSHLRT comes from the coding sequence TTGACCGTCTCGCACTCGATCGAGTTGCCGTCTTCCTACGATCTCTCGACCCTCCCCGACGCCGATGTCGCAACCCTCGCCAAAGAAGGACGGGAAGCGGCGTTTCGGGAGCTCGTTCACCGCTACGAACGACCCGTCTTCTCGCTCATTTTCCGCATGGTCCGCGATCGCGAGACCGCGGAAGATCTCGCGCAGGATACGTTCGTTCGCGTCCTGAACCACATCGATCGCTACCGTCCGGAATTCAAGTTCTCGAGCTGGTTGTTCAAGATCGCTAACAACCTCACCATCGATCATCTCCGCAAGCGCCAGCTCGACACGATCAGTATCGAAGGCTCGCCCCACGCTCAGACCACCGCCGAAGCCGAGGCAACCTCGGTCGACGTGCGGTCGCACGACGAATCGCCGCTCGAGGAAATCGAGTCGCGTGAGCTCGGAACCGCCATCGAACGCGCCATCGCCCAGCTTCGCCCCGAATATCGCTCCTGCATTCTCCTGCGGCACGTCGAGGGCCGGTCCTACGAGGAAATAGCGGCCACCCTCGACCTGCCCCTTGGCACGGTCAAAACGTACATCCATCGTGCCCGGCACGAGCTCCGGGAAGCCCTGTCTCACCTGCGCACCTGA